The Mycolicibacterium hassiacum DSM 44199 genome includes a window with the following:
- the rpoB gene encoding DNA-directed RNA polymerase subunit beta, which translates to MLEGCILAGSRQSKSASANTNHSIPGAPNRVSFAKLREPLEVPGLLDVQLESFEWLIGSDEWREKAKARGDINPIGGLEEVLNEISPIEDFSGSMSLSFSDPRFDEVKAPVDECKDKDMTYAAPLFVTAEFINNNTGEIKSQTVFMGDFPMMTEKGTFIINGTERVVVSQLVRSPGVYFDETIDKSTEKTLHSVKVIPSRGAWLEFDVDKRDTVGVRIDRKRRQPVTVLLKALGWTNEQIVERFGFSEIMMSTLEKDNTANQDEALLDIYRKLRPGEPPTKESAQTLLENLFFKEKRYDLARVGRYKVNKKLGLHPGEPIVTTTLTEEDVAATIEYLVRLHQGDKTMCVPGGVEVPVEVDDIDHFGNRRLRTVGELIQNQIRVGLSRMERVVRERMTTQDVEAITPQTLINIRPVVAAIKEFFGTSQLSQFMDQNNPLSGLTHKRRLSALGPGGLSRERAGLEVRDVHHSHYGRMCPIETPEGPNIGLIGSLSVYARVNPFGFIETPYRKVVDGVVTDQIDYLTADEEDRHVVAQANSPIDEEGRFVEDRVLVRKKGGEVEYVSSDQVDYMDVSPRQMVSVATAMIPFLEHDDANRALMGANMQRQAVPLVRSEAPLVGTGMELRAAIDAGDVVVNEKAGVVEEVSADYITVMADDGTRHTYRLRKFARSNHGTCANQRPIVDAGDRVEAGQVIADGPCTQNGEMALGKNLLVAIMPWEGHNYEDAIILSNRLVEEDILTSIHIEEYEIDARDTKLGAEEITRDIPNVSDEVLADLDERGIVRIGAEVRDGDILVGKVTPKGETELTPEERLLRAIFGEKAREVRDTSLKVPHGESGKVIGIRVFSREDDDELPAGVNELVRVYVAQKRKISDGDKLAGRHGNKGVIGKILPVEDMPFLPDGTPVDIILNTHGVPRRMNIGQILETHLGWAAKSGWKIEGDPEWAKNLPEEMRDVEPDTLVATPVFDGAREEELQGLLASVKPNRDGEQMVDKDGKAILYDGRSGEPFPYPVTVGYMYILKLHHLVDDKIHARSTGPYSMITQQPLGGKAQFGGQRFGEMECWAMQAYGAAYTLQELLTIKSDDTVGRVKVYEAIVKGENIPEPGIPESFKVLLKELQSLCLNVEVLSSDGAAIEMRDGDDEDLERAAANLGINLSRNESASVEDLA; encoded by the coding sequence GTGCTGGAAGGATGCATCTTGGCAGGGTCTCGCCAGAGCAAGTCAGCAAGTGCTAACACCAATCACTCCATCCCTGGAGCACCCAACCGAGTCTCTTTTGCCAAGCTCCGTGAGCCGCTCGAGGTTCCGGGGCTGCTTGACGTTCAGCTGGAGTCTTTCGAATGGCTGATCGGCTCCGACGAGTGGCGCGAGAAGGCCAAGGCGCGCGGTGACATCAACCCGATCGGTGGTCTCGAGGAGGTCCTCAACGAGATCAGCCCGATCGAGGACTTCTCCGGCTCCATGTCCCTCTCGTTCTCCGATCCGCGCTTCGACGAGGTCAAGGCGCCGGTGGACGAGTGCAAAGACAAGGACATGACGTACGCGGCCCCGCTGTTCGTCACGGCCGAGTTCATCAACAACAACACCGGTGAGATCAAGAGCCAGACGGTCTTCATGGGGGATTTCCCGATGATGACCGAGAAGGGCACCTTCATCATCAACGGCACCGAGCGGGTGGTGGTGTCCCAGCTGGTGCGCTCGCCGGGTGTCTACTTCGACGAGACCATCGACAAGTCGACCGAGAAGACGCTGCACAGCGTCAAGGTGATCCCCAGCCGCGGCGCGTGGCTGGAGTTCGACGTCGACAAGCGCGACACCGTCGGGGTGCGCATCGACCGCAAGCGCCGTCAGCCGGTCACCGTGCTGCTCAAGGCGCTGGGCTGGACCAACGAGCAGATCGTCGAGCGGTTCGGCTTCTCCGAGATCATGATGAGCACCCTGGAGAAGGACAACACCGCCAACCAGGACGAGGCGCTGCTCGACATCTACCGCAAGCTGCGGCCGGGCGAACCGCCGACCAAGGAGTCCGCGCAGACCCTGCTGGAGAACCTGTTCTTCAAGGAGAAGCGCTACGACCTCGCCCGCGTCGGCCGCTACAAGGTCAACAAGAAGCTCGGTCTGCACCCCGGTGAGCCGATCGTCACCACCACGCTGACCGAGGAGGACGTCGCCGCCACCATCGAGTACCTGGTGCGGCTGCATCAGGGCGACAAGACCATGTGCGTGCCCGGCGGCGTCGAGGTGCCGGTCGAGGTGGACGACATCGACCACTTCGGCAACCGCCGGCTGCGCACCGTCGGCGAGCTGATCCAGAACCAGATCCGGGTCGGCCTGTCGCGTATGGAGCGCGTCGTGCGCGAGCGCATGACCACCCAGGACGTCGAGGCGATCACGCCGCAGACCCTGATCAACATCCGCCCGGTCGTGGCGGCGATCAAGGAGTTCTTCGGCACCAGCCAGCTGAGCCAGTTCATGGACCAGAACAACCCGCTGTCGGGGCTCACCCACAAGCGTCGCCTGTCGGCGCTGGGCCCGGGCGGTCTGTCCCGCGAGCGCGCCGGCCTCGAGGTCCGCGACGTGCACCACAGCCACTACGGCCGGATGTGCCCGATCGAGACCCCCGAGGGTCCGAACATCGGCCTGATCGGCTCGCTGTCGGTGTACGCGCGGGTGAACCCGTTCGGCTTCATCGAGACGCCGTACCGCAAGGTCGTCGACGGCGTGGTCACCGACCAGATCGACTACCTCACCGCCGACGAGGAGGACCGCCACGTCGTGGCGCAGGCCAACTCGCCGATCGACGAGGAGGGCCGCTTCGTCGAGGACCGCGTGCTGGTCCGCAAGAAGGGCGGCGAGGTCGAGTACGTGTCCTCCGACCAGGTGGACTACATGGACGTCTCGCCGCGCCAGATGGTGTCGGTGGCGACGGCCATGATCCCGTTCCTCGAGCACGACGACGCCAACCGCGCCCTGATGGGTGCCAACATGCAGCGCCAGGCCGTTCCGCTGGTGCGCAGCGAGGCCCCGCTGGTCGGCACCGGCATGGAGCTGCGTGCCGCGATCGACGCCGGTGACGTCGTCGTCAACGAGAAAGCCGGTGTGGTGGAAGAGGTTTCGGCCGACTACATCACCGTGATGGCCGACGACGGCACCCGGCACACCTACCGGCTGCGCAAGTTCGCCCGGTCCAACCACGGCACCTGCGCCAACCAGCGCCCGATCGTCGACGCCGGCGACCGGGTGGAGGCCGGCCAGGTCATCGCCGACGGGCCCTGCACCCAGAACGGGGAGATGGCCCTGGGCAAGAACCTGCTCGTGGCGATCATGCCGTGGGAGGGCCACAACTACGAGGACGCGATCATCCTGTCCAACCGGCTCGTCGAGGAGGACATCCTCACCTCGATCCACATCGAGGAGTACGAGATCGACGCCCGCGACACCAAGCTGGGCGCCGAGGAGATCACCCGCGACATCCCGAACGTGTCCGATGAGGTGCTCGCCGACCTCGACGAGCGCGGCATCGTCCGCATCGGTGCGGAAGTCCGCGACGGGGACATCCTGGTAGGCAAGGTCACCCCGAAGGGTGAGACCGAGCTGACCCCGGAGGAGCGCCTGCTGCGCGCCATCTTCGGTGAGAAGGCCCGCGAGGTCCGCGACACCTCGCTGAAGGTGCCGCACGGCGAGTCCGGCAAGGTCATCGGCATCCGGGTGTTCAGCCGCGAGGACGACGACGAGCTGCCCGCCGGCGTCAACGAGCTGGTGCGCGTCTACGTCGCCCAGAAGCGCAAGATCTCCGACGGTGACAAGCTGGCCGGCCGGCACGGCAACAAGGGCGTCATCGGCAAGATCCTGCCCGTCGAGGACATGCCGTTCCTGCCGGACGGCACCCCGGTGGACATCATCCTCAACACCCACGGTGTGCCGCGGCGTATGAACATCGGCCAGATCCTCGAGACCCACCTCGGGTGGGCGGCCAAGAGCGGCTGGAAGATCGAGGGCGATCCGGAGTGGGCCAAGAACCTTCCGGAGGAGATGCGCGACGTCGAGCCCGACACCCTGGTGGCCACACCGGTGTTCGACGGTGCCCGCGAGGAGGAGCTGCAGGGTCTGCTGGCGTCGGTCAAGCCCAACCGGGACGGCGAGCAGATGGTCGACAAGGACGGCAAGGCCATCCTGTACGACGGCCGCAGCGGCGAACCGTTCCCGTATCCGGTGACGGTCGGCTACATGTACATCCTCAAGCTGCACCACCTGGTGGACGACAAGATCCACGCGCGCTCCACCGGCCCGTACTCGATGATCACCCAGCAGCCGCTCGGTGGTAAGGCGCAGTTCGGTGGCCAGCGGTTCGGCGAGATGGAATGTTGGGCCATGCAGGCCTACGGCGCGGCCTACACCCTGCAGGAGCTGCTCACCATCAAGTCCGACGACACCGTCGGCCGGGTCAAGGTGTACGAGGCGATCGTCAAGGGCGAGAACATCCCCGAGCCGGGCATTCCGGAGTCGTTCAAGGTGCTGCTCAAGGAGCTCCAGTCGCTGTGCCTCAACGTCGAGGTGCTGTCGAGTGACGGCGCCGCGATCGAGATGCGCGACGGCGACGACGAGGACCTCGAGCGTGCCGCAGCGAACCTGGGAATCAACTTGTCCCGCAACGAGTCCGCATCCGTCGAGGATCTGGCTTGA
- a CDS encoding DNA-directed RNA polymerase subunit beta' has translation MLDVNFFDELRIGLATADDIRRWSYGEVKKPETINYRTLKPEKDGLFCEKIFGPTRDWECYCGKYKRVRFKGIICERCGVEVTRAKVRRERMGHIELAAPVTHIWYFKGVPSRLGYLLDLAPKDLEKIIYFAAYVITDVNEEMRHNDLSTLEAEMAMERKAIEDQRDLDLAERAKKLEQDLAELEAEGAKSDVKRKVRDGGEREMRQIRDRAQRELDRLEEIWNTFVKLAPKQLIVDEVLYRELQDRYGEYFSGGMGAEAIKKLIENFDIDAEAEALREVIRNGKGQKKLRALKRLKVVAAFQNSNNSPMGMVLDAVPVIPPELRPMVQLDGGRFATSDLNDLYRRVINRNNRLKRLIDLGAPEIIVNNEKRMLQESVDALFDNGRRGRPVTGPGNRPLKSLSDLLKGKQGRFRQNLLGKRVDYSGRSVIVVGPQLKLHQCGLPKLMALELFKPFVMKRLVDLNHAQNIKSAKRMVERQRPQVWDVLEEVIAEHPVLLNRAPTLHRLGIQAFEPLLVEGKAIQLHPLVCEAFNADFDGDQMAVHLPLSAEAQAEARILMLSSNNILSPASGRPLAMPRLDMVTGLYYLTTEVPGDKGEYQPATEDSPEKGVYSSPAEAIMAMDRGALSVRAKIKVRLTDQRPPADIEAELFPDGWKPGDAWLAETTLGRVMFNELLPQDYPFVNEQMHKKVQARIVNDLAERYPMIVVAQTVDKLKDAGFYWATRSGVTVSMADVLVPPNKKEILDRYEKEADAIEKKYQRGALNHDERNEALVKIWQDATEEVGNALREHYPDDNPIIMIVESGATGNFTQTRTLAGMKGLVTNPKGEFIPRPIKSSFREGLTVLEYFINTHGARKGLADTALRTADSGYLTRRLVDVSQDVIVREADCGTERGITVKLAERQPDGTLVREPNIETSAYARTVAQDILDADGNVLVEKGRDLGDPQIEALLNAGITEVKVRSVLTCQTNTGVCAMCYGRSMATGKLVDIGEAVGIVAAQSIGEPGTQLTMRTFHQGGVTGGSDITGGLPRVQELFEARVPRDKAPIAEVSGRVRLEENDKFYKITIIPDDGGEEVVYDKLPRRQRLKVFKHEDGTERLLADGDHVEVGQQLMEGSADPHEVLRVQGPREVQVHLVREVQEVYRAQGVSIHDKHIEVIIRQMLRRVTIIDSGSTEFLPGSLIDRAEFEAENRRVVAEGGEPASGRPVLMGITKASLATDSWLSAASFQETTRVLTDAAINCRSDKLQGLKENVIIGKLIPAGTGISRYRNIQVRPTEEARAAAYTIPSYEDQYYSPDFGQQTGPAVPLDDYGYNDYR, from the coding sequence GTGCTAGACGTCAACTTCTTCGATGAGCTCCGGATCGGCCTGGCCACCGCCGACGACATCCGTCGGTGGTCCTACGGCGAGGTCAAGAAGCCGGAAACCATCAACTACCGCACCCTCAAGCCGGAGAAGGACGGCCTGTTCTGCGAGAAGATCTTCGGGCCGACCCGCGACTGGGAGTGCTACTGCGGCAAGTACAAGCGCGTCCGGTTCAAGGGCATCATCTGCGAGCGCTGCGGCGTCGAGGTGACCCGGGCCAAGGTGCGCCGCGAGCGGATGGGCCACATCGAGCTGGCCGCTCCGGTCACCCACATCTGGTACTTCAAGGGCGTCCCGAGCCGCCTGGGGTACCTGCTCGACCTGGCGCCGAAGGATCTCGAGAAGATCATCTACTTCGCGGCGTACGTCATCACCGACGTCAACGAGGAGATGCGCCACAACGATCTGTCCACGCTCGAGGCCGAGATGGCCATGGAGCGCAAGGCGATCGAGGACCAGCGCGATCTCGACCTGGCCGAGCGGGCCAAGAAGCTCGAGCAGGACCTGGCCGAGCTGGAGGCCGAGGGTGCCAAGAGCGACGTCAAGCGCAAGGTGCGCGACGGCGGCGAGCGCGAGATGCGCCAGATCCGCGACCGGGCCCAGCGTGAGCTGGACCGGCTCGAGGAGATCTGGAACACCTTCGTCAAGCTGGCGCCCAAGCAGCTGATCGTCGACGAGGTGCTCTACCGCGAGCTGCAGGACCGCTACGGCGAGTACTTCTCCGGCGGCATGGGCGCCGAGGCCATCAAGAAGCTGATCGAGAACTTCGACATCGACGCCGAGGCCGAGGCGCTGCGTGAGGTCATCCGCAACGGCAAGGGGCAGAAGAAGCTTCGCGCCCTGAAGCGGCTCAAGGTGGTCGCCGCGTTCCAGAACTCGAACAACTCGCCGATGGGCATGGTGCTCGACGCGGTGCCGGTGATCCCGCCGGAGCTGCGGCCGATGGTTCAGCTCGACGGCGGCCGGTTCGCCACCAGCGACCTCAACGACCTGTACCGCCGCGTCATCAACCGCAACAACCGCCTGAAGCGACTGATCGATCTGGGCGCGCCCGAGATCATCGTCAACAACGAGAAGCGGATGCTTCAGGAGTCGGTGGACGCGCTGTTCGACAACGGCCGGCGCGGCCGCCCGGTCACCGGGCCCGGCAACCGTCCGCTCAAGTCGCTGTCGGACCTGCTCAAGGGCAAGCAGGGCCGGTTCCGCCAGAACCTGCTCGGTAAGCGCGTCGACTACTCGGGCCGTTCGGTCATCGTGGTCGGCCCGCAGCTCAAGCTGCACCAGTGCGGCCTGCCCAAGCTGATGGCGCTGGAGCTGTTCAAGCCGTTCGTGATGAAGCGGCTGGTCGACCTCAACCACGCGCAGAACATCAAGAGCGCCAAGCGCATGGTGGAGCGGCAGCGGCCGCAGGTGTGGGACGTGCTCGAAGAGGTCATCGCCGAGCACCCGGTGCTGCTCAACCGCGCACCCACGCTGCACCGGCTGGGCATCCAGGCGTTCGAGCCGCTGCTGGTCGAGGGCAAGGCCATCCAGCTGCACCCGCTGGTGTGCGAGGCGTTCAACGCCGACTTCGACGGCGACCAGATGGCCGTGCACCTGCCGCTGAGCGCGGAGGCGCAGGCGGAGGCCCGCATCCTGATGCTGTCCAGCAACAACATCCTGTCGCCGGCGTCCGGCCGCCCGCTGGCCATGCCGCGTCTGGACATGGTCACCGGTCTGTACTACCTGACCACCGAGGTTCCCGGTGACAAGGGCGAGTACCAGCCGGCGACCGAGGACAGCCCGGAGAAGGGTGTGTACAGCAGCCCGGCCGAGGCCATCATGGCGATGGACCGCGGCGCGCTGTCCGTGCGGGCCAAGATCAAGGTGCGGCTGACCGATCAGCGGCCGCCCGCCGACATCGAGGCCGAGCTGTTCCCGGACGGCTGGAAGCCCGGCGACGCCTGGCTGGCGGAGACCACGTTGGGCCGCGTGATGTTCAACGAGCTTCTGCCGCAGGACTATCCGTTCGTCAACGAGCAGATGCACAAGAAGGTCCAGGCCCGGATCGTCAACGACCTGGCCGAGCGCTACCCGATGATCGTGGTGGCGCAGACCGTCGACAAGCTCAAGGACGCCGGCTTCTACTGGGCCACCCGCTCGGGTGTCACGGTGTCGATGGCCGACGTACTGGTGCCGCCGAACAAGAAGGAGATTCTCGACCGCTACGAGAAGGAAGCCGACGCGATCGAGAAGAAGTACCAGCGCGGCGCGCTCAACCACGACGAGCGCAACGAGGCCCTGGTCAAGATCTGGCAGGACGCCACCGAAGAGGTCGGTAATGCGCTGCGCGAGCACTATCCGGACGACAACCCGATCATCATGATCGTGGAGTCCGGCGCGACGGGTAACTTCACCCAGACCCGGACCCTGGCCGGCATGAAGGGCCTGGTGACCAACCCGAAGGGTGAGTTCATCCCGCGTCCGATCAAGTCCTCGTTCCGCGAGGGCCTGACCGTGCTGGAGTACTTCATCAACACGCACGGTGCTCGAAAGGGCTTGGCGGACACCGCGCTTCGTACCGCCGACTCGGGTTACCTGACCCGTCGTCTGGTCGACGTGTCGCAGGACGTCATCGTCCGCGAGGCCGACTGCGGCACCGAGCGCGGAATCACGGTCAAGCTCGCCGAGCGGCAGCCAGACGGCACCCTGGTGCGTGAGCCGAACATCGAGACCTCGGCCTACGCCCGCACCGTGGCGCAGGACATCCTCGACGCCGACGGCAACGTGCTCGTCGAGAAGGGCCGCGACCTGGGCGACCCGCAGATCGAGGCGCTGCTGAACGCCGGCATCACCGAGGTCAAGGTGCGGTCGGTGCTGACCTGCCAGACCAACACCGGGGTGTGCGCGATGTGCTACGGCCGGTCGATGGCCACCGGCAAGCTCGTCGACATCGGCGAGGCGGTCGGCATCGTCGCCGCCCAGTCCATCGGTGAGCCCGGTACCCAGCTGACCATGCGGACGTTCCACCAGGGTGGCGTCACCGGCGGCAGCGACATCACCGGTGGTCTGCCCCGCGTGCAGGAGCTGTTCGAGGCCCGCGTGCCGCGCGACAAGGCGCCGATCGCCGAGGTCTCCGGGCGGGTCCGCCTCGAGGAGAACGACAAGTTCTACAAGATCACCATCATCCCGGACGACGGCGGCGAGGAGGTCGTCTACGACAAGCTGCCGCGCCGTCAGCGGTTGAAGGTGTTCAAGCACGAGGACGGCACCGAGCGGCTGCTCGCCGACGGCGACCACGTCGAGGTGGGTCAGCAGCTGATGGAGGGCTCGGCCGACCCGCACGAGGTGCTGCGGGTGCAGGGTCCGCGCGAGGTGCAGGTGCACCTGGTCCGCGAGGTCCAGGAGGTCTACCGGGCCCAGGGCGTGTCGATCCACGACAAGCACATCGAGGTGATCATCCGGCAGATGCTGCGCCGGGTGACCATCATCGACTCGGGTTCGACGGAGTTCCTGCCCGGTTCGCTGATCGACCGCGCCGAGTTCGAGGCGGAGAACCGCCGGGTGGTCGCCGAGGGCGGCGAGCCGGCGTCCGGCCGCCCGGTGCTGATGGGTATCACGAAGGCGTCGCTGGCCACCGACTCGTGGCTGAGCGCGGCGTCGTTCCAGGAGACCACGCGCGTGCTGACCGATGCGGCGATCAACTGCCGCAGCGACAAGCTGCAGGGTCTGAAGGAGAACGTGATCATCGGCAAGCTGATCCCGGCCGGCACCGGTATCTCGCGGTACCGCAACATCCAGGTCCGCCCGACCGAGGAGGCCCGGGCCGCGGCGTACACGATCCCGTCGTACGAGGATCAGTACTACAGCCCGGACTTCGGTCAGCAGACCGGTCCCGCGGTGCCGCTGGACGACTACGGCTACAACGACTACCGGTAA
- a CDS encoding calcium/sodium antiporter, with protein MAADILWFLAGLLALVAGAEVMVRGGSTLAAHLGISPIVVGLTVVSIGTSLPELAVGVVAAAEGSGALAVGNIAGTNVVNLLLILGLSAALVPLALEQRTIRAELPMMAAAALLLWLLAADGTLTRTDGLILVLCAIVYTVAVVNGARRESRATREQYDVQFGAPEIPGRLVLTQLAITVTGIVVVVIGAEWLVDGAVGIANRWGVSDAFIGLTVVAIGTSAPELVTTVISTIRGNRDIAVGNLIGSSIYNILLILGVTCAVPANGLQLPSSLVNVDIPIMVAVVAVCVPIFITGRRVSRAEGIAMVAAYIVYLSYLILTQA; from the coding sequence GTGGCGGCGGACATCCTGTGGTTTCTGGCCGGCCTGCTCGCGCTGGTCGCCGGCGCGGAGGTCATGGTCCGTGGCGGCTCCACCCTCGCCGCCCATTTGGGCATCAGCCCGATCGTGGTCGGTCTGACCGTCGTCTCGATCGGCACCAGCCTGCCCGAGCTCGCGGTCGGTGTGGTCGCGGCGGCGGAGGGCAGCGGTGCGCTGGCCGTCGGCAACATCGCCGGCACCAACGTCGTGAACCTGCTGCTGATCCTCGGCCTGAGCGCCGCGCTGGTGCCGCTGGCGCTGGAGCAGCGGACGATCCGCGCCGAGCTGCCGATGATGGCCGCGGCCGCGCTGCTGCTGTGGCTGCTGGCCGCCGACGGGACGTTGACCCGCACCGACGGGCTGATCCTGGTGCTCTGCGCGATCGTCTACACCGTCGCGGTGGTCAACGGCGCGCGGCGGGAGTCGCGGGCGACCCGTGAGCAGTACGATGTCCAGTTCGGCGCACCGGAGATCCCGGGGCGGTTGGTGCTGACGCAGTTGGCGATCACGGTGACCGGGATCGTGGTGGTGGTCATCGGCGCCGAGTGGCTGGTCGACGGGGCGGTCGGCATCGCCAACCGGTGGGGCGTGTCCGACGCGTTCATCGGCCTGACCGTGGTCGCGATCGGCACCTCGGCGCCGGAGCTGGTGACCACGGTGATATCGACGATCCGCGGGAACCGCGACATCGCGGTGGGCAACCTGATCGGCAGCAGCATCTACAACATCCTGCTCATCCTCGGCGTCACCTGCGCGGTGCCGGCGAACGGGCTGCAGCTGCCGTCGAGCCTGGTGAACGTGGACATCCCGATCATGGTCGCGGTGGTCGCGGTGTGCGTTCCGATCTTCATCACCGGCCGGCGGGTCAGCCGGGCCGAGGGGATCGCGATGGTCGCCGCCTACATCGTCTACCTGAGCTACCTGATCCTCACCCAGGCCTAG
- a CDS encoding type IV toxin-antitoxin system AbiEi family antitoxin domain-containing protein codes for MTLEAVAHIFAANGGVATTRQLLAVWSPKKLEYAVRTGTLTRLRRGVYAVAPADPELMLAAVDAACGRRVVACLQTAAAMYGFDTEPDGRVHVLDPGIRLRPTPQVMVHQRHGAPLRRVGGRLATAPAWTAVELARTLSRPRGLGVLDAALRSGYCAPADLHAAVDEQKGRRGIVRVRELVPLADGRAESPMESEARLVLHDGGLPKPELQYEILDFYGGLWRVDFAWPDAMVAAEYDSVEWHANPDAFKHDRMKNARLAECGWTTVPMVADDVRRFPDQLVRRIFGYLDRAALAG; via the coding sequence ATGACACTGGAGGCGGTGGCACACATCTTCGCCGCCAACGGCGGGGTCGCCACCACCCGGCAACTCCTGGCGGTGTGGTCGCCCAAGAAACTCGAATACGCCGTCCGCACCGGCACATTGACGCGACTACGGCGCGGCGTCTACGCGGTCGCGCCCGCGGATCCGGAACTCATGCTCGCCGCCGTCGACGCGGCGTGCGGTCGGCGGGTGGTCGCCTGCCTGCAGACCGCGGCCGCGATGTACGGCTTCGACACCGAGCCCGACGGACGGGTGCATGTGCTTGACCCCGGTATCCGGCTGCGACCCACCCCGCAGGTGATGGTGCACCAGCGCCACGGTGCACCGCTGCGCCGCGTCGGCGGGCGGCTGGCGACCGCGCCGGCGTGGACGGCGGTGGAGCTCGCGCGAACGCTGTCGCGGCCGCGCGGGCTGGGTGTGCTCGACGCCGCACTGCGCAGCGGCTATTGCGCCCCGGCCGATCTTCACGCGGCGGTCGACGAGCAGAAGGGCCGGCGCGGGATCGTGCGGGTGCGCGAGCTCGTGCCGCTGGCCGACGGCCGGGCCGAGTCGCCGATGGAAAGCGAGGCGCGCCTGGTCTTGCACGACGGCGGACTGCCGAAACCGGAACTGCAGTACGAGATCCTGGACTTCTACGGCGGGCTGTGGCGCGTCGACTTCGCCTGGCCGGACGCCATGGTGGCCGCCGAGTACGACAGCGTGGAGTGGCACGCCAACCCGGACGCGTTCAAGCACGACCGGATGAAGAACGCCCGGCTCGCCGAGTGCGGGTGGACGACGGTGCCGATGGTCGCCGACGACGTCCGCCGCTTTCCCGACCAGTTGGTGCGACGGATCTTCGGCTACCTCGACCGCGCCGCGCTCGCCGGCTGA
- a CDS encoding TetR/AcrR family transcriptional regulator: protein MSAPETPARPLRKDAERNRRRVLRAARELFAARGLEPNLNDVARHAGVGVGTVYRRFPTKEDLLEAIFEDAMNQIAEFAEAALRQPCSWQGFVWFVERQCELTATDRGLREIAFSKAYGGDRVREARERLRAVTRRLVDRAQRDGHLRAGVSFTDIPLFGLIAGTVSEYAGNVDQDLWRRYVALLIDGMRSCPGQQPVPQPALEPEALDRAMQTWEPAGPPSHRPRC, encoded by the coding sequence GTGAGCGCGCCCGAGACACCGGCTCGGCCGCTGCGGAAAGACGCCGAACGCAATCGCAGACGGGTGCTCCGCGCGGCCCGTGAGTTGTTTGCCGCCAGGGGGCTCGAGCCGAATCTCAACGATGTGGCGCGCCACGCCGGCGTCGGTGTCGGCACGGTCTATCGGCGGTTCCCCACCAAGGAGGACCTGCTCGAGGCGATCTTCGAGGACGCCATGAACCAGATCGCCGAGTTCGCCGAAGCGGCTCTGCGCCAGCCGTGTTCGTGGCAGGGCTTCGTCTGGTTCGTTGAGCGCCAGTGCGAGCTGACCGCGACCGACCGCGGGCTGCGCGAGATCGCGTTCAGCAAAGCCTACGGCGGCGATCGGGTGCGCGAGGCCCGCGAGCGGCTGCGCGCCGTCACCCGGCGGCTGGTCGACCGGGCGCAGCGTGACGGACATCTGCGCGCAGGGGTGTCGTTCACCGACATTCCGCTGTTCGGCCTGATCGCCGGCACGGTCAGCGAGTACGCCGGCAACGTCGACCAAGACCTGTGGCGGCGATACGTGGCGTTGCTGATCGACGGCATGCGCAGCTGTCCCGGTCAGCAGCCGGTGCCGCAACCCGCGCTGGAGCCCGAGGCGCTCGACCGCGCCATGCAGACCTGGGAACCCGCCGGCCCCCCATCCCACCGCCCCCGGTGCTAG
- a CDS encoding MmpS family transport accessory protein — translation MTKVLGRVWLPVLIIIALSAGTLIVYNVRQVFGAHPVVITEVTSDQAEKFNPKVVTYEVFGSGTSAVINYMDLENRPQRVAEAPLPWTLTLETTLPSVQPHIMAQGNGDSITCRVTVDGEVKEENTATGYNAETFCYVKAA, via the coding sequence ATGACGAAAGTGCTCGGTCGGGTCTGGCTGCCCGTGCTGATCATCATCGCCCTGAGCGCGGGCACGCTGATCGTCTACAACGTACGTCAGGTGTTCGGCGCGCACCCCGTCGTGATCACCGAGGTCACCTCCGACCAGGCCGAGAAGTTCAACCCGAAGGTGGTGACCTACGAGGTCTTCGGGTCCGGGACCAGCGCGGTGATCAACTACATGGACCTCGAGAACAGACCGCAGCGGGTCGCGGAAGCGCCACTGCCGTGGACCCTCACCCTGGAGACCACGCTGCCGTCGGTCCAGCCGCACATCATGGCCCAGGGCAACGGTGACAGCATCACCTGCCGAGTCACCGTCGACGGCGAGGTCAAGGAAGAGAACACCGCCACCGGCTACAACGCCGAGACATTCTGTTACGTGAAGGCAGCATGA